In Exiguobacterium sibiricum 7-3, the sequence TATCCGGGGCAACCTCTCTATATAGGAGCCATAAACATGAACAGCAGGGACATCGAACGGATTCAGCGAGCGGTCAAGGCGACTGTCACGAAACGTTTTGATGCGGAGACCGTCGATAAAGTACGTGCCTATCAAGACCGGCAAGGATTAGCGGTTGATGGTGTCGTCGGACCTGCGACATGGAACCGGATGTTTTAAACGTAGAGATCCCCTTTTTACAATTGTGAAGAGGGGGATCTCTCTTTTTTCATCTTTCAGGTAACTTCCTTACGAGTCTTCAAGGAAATGTCATGCTTTCCGAGTCGAAATGTGCAAGCGCTATCTTATTTTTGTTATACTGAAATGGATTAAATCGAACGTTCTCAGGGGGAAGACACTATGTTGAATGAACAAGAAATTCGCGAGGTGGTCGGGCAATTGATCGATCCGACGATTGAACGCTCGCTTACAGATACGAACGGGATTCGCGATGTCCGCATCAAAGGAGACTATGTCAGTCTCAAAATCGCACTGGCACAAGCAGGATCAGGCGAACAGCTCGCGTTACAGCAACAGATCGTCAAAGAGTTAAAGGAAAAAGGATTCAAGACGGTCGGCTTACGTTTTGAGGCACTCGGCGATCACGGTATTCAAGCCGCGACGACACCATCAATCCTTAAACCGGAATCTGGCACGACATTCATTGCGGTAGCTTCCGGTAAAGGCGGTGTCGGAAAATCGACGGTTTCCGTTAACTTGGCAGTTGCCCTCGCACGGGCAGGAAAAAAAGTTGGCTTGATCGACGCGGATATCTACGGATTCAGTGTGCCGGACATGATGGGAATCGAAACCCGTCCGACGGTCGTCAACGACCGGATTATTCCACCTGAACGGTTTGGGGTTAAAGTCATCTCGATGGGCTTCTTCGTCGAAGACAATGCACCTGTCATCTGGCGTGGCCCGATGCTCGGAAAGATGTTAAACAACTTCTTCTCTGACGTCGAGTGGGGCGACCTCGATTACTTACTGCTTGATTTACCACCGGGTACAGGCGACGTGGCACTCGATATTCATTCGATGTTGCCAAGCTGTCAGGAACTGATTGTCACGACACCGCACGCAACTGCGGCATTCGTTGCTGCACGTGCAGGGGCGATGGCGATCAAAACAAACCACCGTTTGCTCGGAATCATCGAGAATATGGCATATTTCGAAAGCAAGACGACTGGCGAAAAAGAGTATGTGTTTGGTTCAGGCGGCGGAGAGAAGTTGTCAGAAGCGTTAAAAACAGATATTCTAGCTAAGATTCCACTTGGACAGCCGTATGCAAATGAAACGGACTTTGCACCGTCGATTTACCGTGACGACCATCCATTTGAAACACACTATAATGAACTCGCAGCGCGTGTCATCGAAAAAGTAGAGGGATAATGAATGAAGACTAGAGGATTTTTGAAGCTGTTTTGGATGACGCTCCTGATCGGGACGCTCGCCGGCTTCGTGTTTAACCTTGTCGCTGAACCAGGTTATGTCCGTAACCAATCGATCAGCGGATATGTCACGGCCTTGGCTTACAGCAGTACATGGACAGCCATCAGTTTGATGGGATTCTTTTCATATCTGATCCTTCACCGGGTCGGACTCGATATTTTCCGGGGGGCTAAGCTATGGGATCGGGTCCAAATCGTCTTAATCGCATTTGCGTTATTCGATGGGATCTACCTTCGGGGACTTGCTTTCGGATTTGAAAAAACGAACCTGTACATTGGAGAGATGGTTGTCTTACTGCTCATCGCGTTTTTTGTCGCTCGGACGAAAGCGCGCGAGACAAACTTCACGGCATTCGTGCCGACACTCTTTTTGATGACAGTCATCACATTGATTGAATGGGTGCCGGCTCTTCAGGCGACACAAGACAAACGGATGTTATGGGCAGCGCTTGCCACATTACTCGTTTGTAATGCGTATCAAATTCTGATGTTGCATCGACTGCAGGAAAAACCAAATTCAGCGAATGCTGCGTCTGGCAAAAGAGCGTAAAAGAAAGGGCGCCGTTCTACCGTTTTATCCGGTCAGAGCGGCGTCCGTCTTTTTTT encodes:
- a CDS encoding Mrp/NBP35 family ATP-binding protein, with the protein product MLNEQEIREVVGQLIDPTIERSLTDTNGIRDVRIKGDYVSLKIALAQAGSGEQLALQQQIVKELKEKGFKTVGLRFEALGDHGIQAATTPSILKPESGTTFIAVASGKGGVGKSTVSVNLAVALARAGKKVGLIDADIYGFSVPDMMGIETRPTVVNDRIIPPERFGVKVISMGFFVEDNAPVIWRGPMLGKMLNNFFSDVEWGDLDYLLLDLPPGTGDVALDIHSMLPSCQELIVTTPHATAAFVAARAGAMAIKTNHRLLGIIENMAYFESKTTGEKEYVFGSGGGEKLSEALKTDILAKIPLGQPYANETDFAPSIYRDDHPFETHYNELAARVIEKVEG
- a CDS encoding KinB-signaling pathway activation protein; amino-acid sequence: MKTRGFLKLFWMTLLIGTLAGFVFNLVAEPGYVRNQSISGYVTALAYSSTWTAISLMGFFSYLILHRVGLDIFRGAKLWDRVQIVLIAFALFDGIYLRGLAFGFEKTNLYIGEMVVLLLIAFFVARTKARETNFTAFVPTLFLMTVITLIEWVPALQATQDKRMLWAALATLLVCNAYQILMLHRLQEKPNSANAASGKRA